A single genomic interval of Aegicerativicinus sediminis harbors:
- a CDS encoding peroxiredoxin family protein: protein MTNHTNNKNTMLKPKNVLSRILVPLLIVVIIPCNAQESTDKNHEIHHPKPDASKKYVTVMSWEHQRELYLERGMSEEKADSLIAKGLAFLSVMDRTAGDDRIGVEATPFKFDGWLNSEPLTLENLKGKVVLVRWFTDTCPYCASSAPALRELYNEYSDKGLTIVGVYHPKAGRNDPLDVQRVKNVVDARQFKFPIAIDWDWRNGTLKEWWLTGPDRPGTSVTFILDKSGVIQFIHPGMEYHDDNGSELHKMCANDMGRIRATIERLIAE, encoded by the coding sequence ATGACTAACCATACCAATAATAAAAACACCATGCTAAAACCAAAAAATGTACTCAGCCGAATTTTAGTTCCTTTACTTATTGTTGTGATAATTCCGTGTAACGCACAGGAATCTACAGATAAAAACCATGAAATTCACCACCCCAAGCCAGACGCTTCTAAAAAGTATGTAACGGTGATGTCTTGGGAACACCAACGTGAGCTCTATCTCGAAAGGGGAATGTCTGAAGAAAAAGCAGATTCCTTGATCGCTAAGGGTCTGGCGTTCCTTTCAGTAATGGATCGCACTGCTGGTGATGACCGTATCGGTGTTGAGGCAACCCCGTTTAAGTTTGACGGATGGCTTAACTCAGAACCACTCACCCTGGAAAACCTCAAGGGGAAAGTTGTACTTGTTCGTTGGTTTACTGACACCTGTCCCTACTGCGCAAGTAGTGCTCCTGCGCTTCGGGAACTCTATAATGAATACAGTGACAAGGGACTAACTATAGTCGGTGTTTACCATCCAAAAGCAGGGAGGAATGACCCACTGGATGTACAGCGCGTAAAGAATGTAGTAGATGCTAGGCAGTTTAAGTTTCCCATAGCGATAGACTGGGATTGGAGGAATGGAACTCTAAAGGAATGGTGGCTAACAGGACCCGACCGGCCCGGAACTTCGGTGACGTTTATATTAGATAAATCTGGAGTAATCCAGTTCATCCATCCAGGGATGGAATACCATGACGACAACGGATCAGAGTTACACAAAATGTGTGCGAATGACATGGGTCGAATACGCGCAACAATCGAGCGGCTCATCGCTGAGTAA